Proteins encoded by one window of Dietzia sp. B32:
- a CDS encoding MFS transporter, which translates to MLALALGGFGIGVTEFAAMGLLRSIADGFGLTEPQAGNVITAYALGVVVGAPLLTVWTSRWRRRTLLLVLMALFTAGNAAAAFAPSAEILVAARFIAGIPHGAYFGVASLVAASLAGPGRQARAVSQVLLGLSVATVIGVPAATWLGDAIGWQSAFLAVGVIGALTVAAIFVVVPEPTGTVVVRAREELAALARPQILATLAVGCVGFGGMFAVYTYIQWTMVDVAGVDPGWMPAVLAVYGLGMVAGNLLGGVVADRDLDRGLVVIASAMTVVLVLFSVAALHPVTALVGLFLVGSSGSALVPGLQSRLMTYAGRGQTLAAALNHSALNAANALGAWLGGAVIALGFGYTSPALAGAALAAAGLTILVGAVWAARRTARDQSEQV; encoded by the coding sequence ATCCTCGCGCTCGCGCTGGGAGGGTTCGGCATCGGCGTCACCGAGTTCGCGGCGATGGGTCTGCTGCGCTCGATCGCCGACGGGTTCGGGCTCACCGAGCCGCAGGCAGGGAACGTCATCACCGCCTATGCGCTCGGCGTGGTGGTGGGCGCGCCCCTGCTCACCGTGTGGACATCGCGCTGGCGGCGGCGCACCCTTCTGCTCGTCCTCATGGCGCTGTTCACGGCGGGCAACGCGGCGGCGGCCTTCGCCCCGTCCGCGGAGATCCTGGTGGCGGCCCGGTTCATCGCCGGCATCCCGCACGGGGCGTACTTCGGGGTGGCCTCCCTGGTGGCCGCCTCACTCGCCGGACCCGGTCGGCAGGCGCGGGCGGTGTCCCAGGTCCTGCTCGGTCTGTCGGTCGCGACCGTGATCGGTGTCCCCGCGGCGACCTGGCTCGGCGACGCGATCGGCTGGCAGTCGGCGTTCCTCGCGGTCGGGGTGATCGGCGCACTGACCGTGGCGGCGATCTTCGTCGTCGTCCCCGAACCCACCGGAACGGTCGTGGTCAGGGCGCGCGAGGAGCTCGCGGCGCTCGCCCGGCCTCAGATCCTGGCCACGCTGGCCGTGGGCTGCGTCGGGTTCGGCGGCATGTTCGCCGTCTACACCTACATCCAGTGGACGATGGTCGACGTCGCGGGGGTCGACCCCGGATGGATGCCCGCGGTACTCGCCGTCTACGGACTCGGCATGGTGGCCGGCAATCTGCTCGGGGGCGTGGTGGCGGACCGGGACCTCGACCGGGGCCTGGTCGTGATCGCCTCCGCCATGACCGTGGTGCTGGTGCTGTTCTCCGTCGCCGCACTGCACCCCGTGACCGCGCTGGTGGGGCTGTTCCTCGTCGGGTCATCAGGGTCCGCGTTGGTGCCGGGGCTGCAGTCCCGCCTGATGACGTACGCGGGCCGGGGACAGACCCTGGCGGCAGCGCTCAACCACTCGGCGCTCAACGCCGCCAACGCCCTTGGTGCGTGGCTCGGCGGGGCGGTGATCGCACTCGGCTTCGGGTACACGTCCCCGGCCCTCGCGGGCGCGGCGCTGGCGGCGGCCGGTCTGACGATTCTCGTGGGCGCGGTCTGGGCGGCGCGTCGGACGGCGCGGGACCAGTCGGAACAGGTGTGA
- a CDS encoding PPOX class F420-dependent oxidoreductase, which yields MPKYATAERPDRAGLDDFVRPRHRAVLITRRSSGGLQTSPVTCGVDSEGRLVVATYPQRAKVANIRRDPAVSVCVLSDDFNGPYVHLDGTAEIVDLPEAVEPLVEYFRSIAGEHDDWDEYRAAMVRQGKCLIRVAIDDWGPIATGGFPPEMAPPSGR from the coding sequence ATGCCGAAGTATGCGACCGCCGAACGTCCCGATCGAGCCGGCCTCGACGATTTCGTCCGCCCCCGGCACCGCGCCGTCCTCATCACGCGCCGCTCGTCCGGCGGTCTGCAGACCTCGCCGGTGACCTGCGGTGTCGACTCCGAGGGCAGACTCGTCGTGGCCACCTATCCGCAGCGGGCGAAGGTGGCCAACATCCGCCGCGACCCGGCCGTGAGCGTGTGCGTGCTCTCCGATGACTTCAACGGCCCGTACGTCCACCTCGACGGCACCGCGGAGATCGTCGACCTGCCCGAGGCCGTCGAGCCGCTGGTGGAGTACTTCCGCAGCATCGCCGGGGAGCACGACGACTGGGACGAGTACCGGGCGGCGATGGTGCGGCAGGGCAAGTGCCTCATCCGCGTGGCCATCGATGACTGGGGACCGATCGCCACGGGAGGCTTTCCGCCGGAGATGGCGCCGCCCTCCGGCCGCTGA
- a CDS encoding NADP-dependent isocitrate dehydrogenase — MSKIKVQGTVVELDGDEMTRIIWKFIKEELIHPYLDVDLEYYDLGIESRDATDDQITVDAANAIKKHGVGVKCATITPDEARVEEFGLKRMYRSPNGTIRNILGGTIFRAPIIISNVPRLVPGWTKPIIVGRHAFGDQYRATDFRVPGAGKVTITYTPTDGSEPIEHEIVDMPDEGGVVMGMYNFTKSIEDFARASFNYALDRGYPVYLSTKNTILKAYDGAFKDIFQDVFDREFKEEFDKAGLTYEHRLIDDMVASALKWEGGYVWACKNYDGDVQSDTVAQGFGSLGLMTSVLLTPDGKTCEAEAAHGTVTRHFRQHQQGKPTSTNPIASIFAWTRGLEHRGKLDDTPEVIEFAHQLEDVVIKTVEGGQMTKDLALLVGEDQDYLTTEEFLAALDENLKRTRGEG; from the coding sequence ATGTCGAAGATCAAGGTCCAGGGAACCGTCGTCGAACTGGACGGCGACGAGATGACGCGCATCATCTGGAAGTTCATCAAGGAGGAGCTGATCCACCCCTACCTGGACGTGGACCTCGAGTACTACGACCTCGGGATCGAGAGCCGCGACGCCACGGACGACCAGATCACCGTGGACGCCGCGAACGCGATCAAGAAGCACGGCGTGGGCGTCAAGTGCGCCACCATCACTCCCGACGAGGCCCGCGTCGAGGAATTCGGACTCAAGCGGATGTACCGCTCGCCCAACGGTACCATCAGGAACATCCTGGGCGGGACGATCTTCCGCGCGCCGATCATCATCTCCAACGTGCCGCGCCTGGTCCCGGGGTGGACCAAGCCGATCATCGTCGGCCGCCACGCCTTCGGCGACCAGTACCGCGCCACGGACTTCAGGGTCCCCGGTGCGGGCAAGGTCACCATCACCTACACGCCGACCGACGGCTCCGAACCGATCGAGCACGAGATCGTGGACATGCCTGACGAGGGCGGCGTGGTCATGGGGATGTACAACTTCACCAAGTCCATCGAGGACTTCGCGCGCGCCTCGTTCAACTACGCCCTCGACCGCGGTTACCCGGTGTATCTGTCCACGAAGAACACCATCCTCAAAGCCTACGACGGCGCGTTCAAAGACATCTTCCAGGACGTGTTCGACCGTGAGTTCAAGGAGGAGTTCGACAAGGCGGGTCTGACCTACGAGCACCGGCTCATCGACGACATGGTGGCCTCCGCGCTCAAGTGGGAGGGCGGCTACGTCTGGGCGTGTAAGAACTACGACGGTGACGTGCAGTCCGACACCGTGGCCCAGGGGTTCGGCTCCCTCGGTCTGATGACCTCCGTCCTGCTCACGCCGGACGGGAAGACCTGCGAGGCGGAAGCCGCGCACGGCACCGTTACCCGGCACTTCCGCCAGCATCAGCAGGGCAAGCCGACCTCCACCAACCCGATCGCGTCGATCTTCGCGTGGACCCGCGGCCTCGAGCACCGCGGCAAGCTCGACGACACCCCCGAGGTGATCGAGTTCGCGCACCAGCTCGAAGACGTCGTCATCAAGACCGTCGAGGGGGGCCAGATGACCAAGGACCTCGCGCTGCTCGTCGGGGAGGACCAGGACTACCTCACCACCGAGGAGTTCCTCGCCGCGCTGGACGAGAACCTCAAGCGCACCCGCGGCGAGGGCTGA
- a CDS encoding exodeoxyribonuclease III, with protein sequence MSLTVSTVNVNGIRAAVKQRSETNLGFLPWLESSGADVVALQEVRADEDQTRKALAPALDAGWHLVGAPSSLKGRAGVAILSRHEPSETRIGHGDPEFDESGRYIEAVYPGAVDGETVTVASLYLPSGSANTPKQDEKDRFLATFREYLAERAGHLKGRDGHEMIICGDWNIAHREADLKNHKGNHKSSGFLPHEREWMTDVFADGSGWTDIVRYRRPDEIGPYSWWSQRGKAFDNDAGWRIDYHVVSDGLVDRAVSDRVDRAGAYDQRWSDHAPVTVVYE encoded by the coding sequence GTGAGCCTCACCGTCAGCACCGTCAACGTCAACGGGATCCGCGCCGCCGTCAAGCAGCGGTCGGAGACCAACCTCGGGTTCCTGCCCTGGCTGGAGAGCAGCGGGGCGGACGTCGTCGCACTACAGGAGGTGCGCGCCGACGAGGACCAGACCCGCAAGGCGCTCGCTCCCGCCCTCGACGCCGGATGGCATCTCGTGGGGGCGCCGTCCTCGCTCAAGGGCCGGGCCGGCGTGGCGATCCTGTCCCGGCACGAACCGTCGGAGACCCGCATCGGCCACGGGGACCCGGAGTTCGACGAGTCCGGCCGGTACATCGAGGCCGTCTACCCCGGGGCCGTCGACGGTGAGACCGTCACCGTCGCCAGCCTCTATCTGCCGTCCGGGTCGGCCAACACGCCCAAGCAGGACGAGAAGGACCGGTTCCTGGCGACCTTCCGCGAGTATCTCGCCGAGCGGGCCGGGCACCTGAAGGGGCGCGACGGTCACGAGATGATCATCTGTGGCGACTGGAACATCGCCCACCGTGAGGCCGACCTGAAGAACCACAAGGGCAACCACAAGAGTTCCGGTTTCCTGCCGCACGAGCGGGAGTGGATGACCGACGTCTTCGCCGACGGCAGCGGGTGGACCGACATCGTGCGGTATCGCCGCCCCGACGAGATCGGCCCGTACTCGTGGTGGAGTCAGCGAGGCAAGGCGTTCGACAACGACGCGGGCTGGCGCATCGATTACCACGTCGTCTCCGACGGGCTCGTCGACCGGGCGGTGTCCGATCGCGTCGACCGGGCGGGCGCCTACGACCAACGGTGGTCCGACCATGCGCCGGTCACCGTCGTCTACGAGTAG
- a CDS encoding bile acid:sodium symporter family protein — MDQSPLVDIGLPIALAIIMVGIGLSLTKDDFAVQARSPWATIVGLFGQLVLVPMVGVGVALLFGLSPMLALGVVLVAATPGGATSNLITYLARGNVALSVILTALTSVAVILTLPLWFDIGARIIPGAAEAEVSVPLGQTFGLLLGVILIPVAIGMVLRARTPGFAARVERFVGLVGLVVLVLLIVGIVLGERDRIVDLVATVGPAVIVLNLALIVLGGLLAWLSGLGRAEQIAIAVEFGIKNTTLTLLIAFTVIGDEEVGLAAAVYSIVMYVTAFLLVYGGRRLMRTAP, encoded by the coding sequence GTGGATCAGAGTCCCCTGGTCGATATCGGCCTGCCGATCGCCCTGGCGATCATCATGGTGGGCATCGGCCTGAGCCTGACCAAGGACGACTTCGCGGTCCAGGCCAGATCGCCGTGGGCGACGATCGTGGGTCTGTTCGGTCAGCTCGTCCTGGTCCCGATGGTCGGTGTCGGTGTGGCCCTGCTCTTCGGCCTCTCGCCGATGCTGGCCCTCGGCGTCGTCCTCGTGGCGGCGACGCCGGGAGGGGCGACGTCGAATCTCATCACCTACCTGGCGCGGGGGAACGTCGCTCTCTCGGTGATCCTCACCGCCCTGACCTCCGTGGCCGTGATCCTCACCCTGCCGCTGTGGTTCGACATCGGTGCGCGGATCATCCCCGGGGCAGCCGAGGCCGAGGTGAGCGTCCCGCTCGGCCAGACCTTCGGGCTCCTGCTGGGCGTCATCCTCATCCCAGTGGCGATCGGCATGGTCCTGCGCGCCAGGACACCGGGTTTCGCCGCCCGGGTCGAGCGGTTCGTGGGGTTGGTCGGGCTCGTCGTACTCGTGCTCCTCATCGTGGGGATCGTCCTCGGCGAACGGGACCGGATCGTCGACCTCGTCGCCACGGTCGGACCCGCCGTGATCGTCCTCAACCTCGCGCTCATCGTCCTCGGCGGCCTCCTGGCGTGGCTGTCCGGGTTGGGGCGCGCGGAGCAGATCGCGATCGCGGTGGAGTTCGGCATCAAGAACACCACCCTCACGTTGCTCATCGCCTTCACGGTGATCGGTGACGAGGAGGTCGGGCTCGCGGCCGCGGTCTACAGCATCGTCATGTACGTCACCGCGTTCCTGCTGGTCTACGGCGGTCGGCGCCTCATGCGTACCGCCCCCTGA
- the trpS gene encoding tryptophan--tRNA ligase, translating into MSEQSSSAVPAKRQRVLSGIQPTADSYHLGNYLGAVRQWVELQDDYDAYYFIPDLHAITVKQDPKELRERVYRGCAQLLALGVDPARSVLFVQSHVPEHAELAWVLGCITGYGEAARMTQFKDKAAKQGTDGTTVGLFTYPVLMAADILLYRPHLVPVGEDQRQHLELTRDLAMRFNSRYKKTFVVPEGKILEGSAKIYDLQDPSAKMSKSGENPKGIVNLLDDPRVSAKRIRSAVTDSDGSIRYDREMKPGVSNLLAIQSAFTGRPIADIVADYQSAGAGYGALKTDTADALEAFVTPLRGRFDEYMSDRAELERILADGADRARAVASPVLSQVYQAVGFTAPRRG; encoded by the coding sequence ATGTCTGAGCAGTCCTCCTCCGCAGTTCCCGCCAAGCGCCAGCGTGTCCTGTCCGGCATCCAACCCACCGCCGACTCGTACCACCTCGGCAACTACCTGGGTGCCGTGCGGCAGTGGGTCGAGCTTCAGGACGACTACGACGCGTACTACTTCATCCCCGACCTGCACGCGATCACCGTGAAGCAGGACCCCAAGGAGTTGCGCGAGCGCGTGTACCGCGGCTGCGCGCAGCTGCTCGCGCTGGGCGTCGACCCCGCACGCTCGGTGCTCTTCGTGCAGTCGCACGTGCCCGAGCACGCCGAGCTGGCATGGGTGTTGGGGTGCATCACCGGCTACGGCGAGGCCGCCCGGATGACCCAGTTCAAGGACAAGGCCGCCAAGCAGGGCACCGACGGCACGACCGTGGGCCTGTTCACCTACCCGGTGCTCATGGCCGCCGACATCCTGCTCTACCGCCCGCACCTGGTGCCGGTGGGGGAGGACCAGCGTCAACACCTCGAGCTGACCCGCGATCTGGCGATGCGGTTCAACTCCCGATACAAGAAGACCTTCGTGGTGCCGGAGGGCAAGATCCTCGAGGGCTCGGCCAAGATCTACGACCTCCAGGACCCCTCCGCCAAGATGAGCAAGTCCGGAGAGAACCCGAAGGGCATCGTCAACCTGCTCGACGATCCCAGGGTCTCCGCCAAGCGCATCCGCAGCGCGGTCACCGATTCCGACGGCAGCATCCGATACGACCGCGAGATGAAGCCGGGCGTGTCCAACCTGCTGGCGATCCAGTCGGCGTTCACCGGCCGGCCGATCGCCGACATCGTGGCCGACTACCAGAGTGCCGGCGCGGGATACGGGGCGCTGAAGACCGACACCGCCGATGCGCTCGAGGCGTTCGTGACCCCACTGCGGGGCCGGTTCGACGAGTACATGTCAGACCGCGCCGAGCTCGAACGGATCCTCGCCGACGGCGCGGACCGTGCCCGCGCGGTGGCCAGCCCGGTCCTCTCGCAGGTCTACCAGGCCGTGGGCTTCACCGCACCGCGCCGCGGCTGA
- a CDS encoding TetR/AcrR family transcriptional regulator produces MARHGWGGRPPADEEEARQRIIDATAALIDRQGVAKTTLSDVAAELGVTRQTVYRHLGNISEIVSVVAARGAEDFVDRLVVHLEGSRSPAEAVVEGILYCLRTVPHDPRLNLLLQLGDTATFNRAATSPLMLGYGSAMLRRFPVRWSDAGVDDADLDGLAEVIMRLLISLLDSSTDVPRPEDEVRALVERWLVPALTPS; encoded by the coding sequence ATGGCCAGACACGGGTGGGGCGGCCGGCCCCCGGCGGACGAGGAGGAGGCGCGTCAGCGCATCATCGACGCCACCGCTGCACTCATCGACCGTCAGGGGGTCGCCAAGACGACCCTGTCCGACGTGGCGGCCGAGCTCGGTGTGACCCGCCAGACCGTGTACCGGCATCTCGGCAACATCAGCGAGATCGTCAGCGTGGTGGCCGCGCGCGGGGCCGAGGACTTCGTGGACCGGCTCGTCGTTCACCTCGAGGGCAGCAGGTCCCCCGCCGAGGCCGTGGTCGAGGGCATCCTCTACTGCCTCCGCACGGTGCCGCACGACCCGCGCCTGAATCTGCTGCTCCAACTCGGGGACACCGCCACGTTCAACCGCGCCGCCACCTCGCCGCTGATGCTCGGGTACGGGTCGGCGATGCTCCGCCGGTTCCCGGTGCGGTGGTCCGATGCCGGGGTCGACGATGCCGACCTCGACGGTCTCGCCGAGGTCATCATGCGTCTGCTCATCTCGCTTCTCGACTCGTCCACCGATGTCCCGCGGCCGGAGGACGAGGTCCGTGCGCTGGTCGAGCGCTGGCTCGTGCCGGCGCTCACCCCGTCGTGA
- a CDS encoding O-acetylhomoserine aminocarboxypropyltransferase/cysteine synthase family protein encodes MTYDNSNTDWAFETRQVHAGQPVDSDTGARNLPIYQTTSYVFADAKQAADRFALAEMGPIYTRITNPTVAAVEDRIASLEGGVAGLLFASGQAAETAVIQAIAQSGGHVVASPRLYGGTDTLLRHTLPKYGIETTFVENPDDPASWEAAVRPNTKLFYGESISNPLNDILDIPAIAEVAHRNQVPLVIDNTVATPYLIRPLELGADVVVSSATKYLGGHGSSLAGVLVDGGKFDWRVQRDGEDVFPSFTTPDPAYHGLVYADLGAPALALKARVTLLRDTGAAASPFNAWTLAQGIDTLSLRVERHVENAQRIAEWLEARSDVAKVQYAGLASSPYNELQKKLAPKGAGAIVTFDLAVPEGTSDDDVKARAWAFIDALKLHSCLVNIGDVRSLVCHPATTTHSQGTPEANAIAGVTLATVRLSVGIESVQDIIGDLELGFAAIS; translated from the coding sequence ATGACCTACGACAACAGCAACACGGACTGGGCCTTCGAGACCCGTCAGGTCCACGCCGGACAGCCCGTCGACTCCGACACCGGCGCCCGGAATCTGCCGATCTACCAGACCACCTCCTACGTGTTCGCCGATGCCAAGCAGGCGGCCGACCGTTTCGCGCTGGCGGAGATGGGGCCGATCTACACCCGTATCACCAACCCCACCGTGGCGGCGGTCGAGGACCGCATCGCCTCACTGGAGGGCGGCGTCGCGGGACTGCTGTTCGCGTCGGGCCAGGCGGCAGAGACCGCCGTCATCCAGGCAATCGCCCAGTCCGGCGGCCACGTCGTCGCCTCTCCCCGCCTGTACGGCGGGACCGACACCCTGCTGCGCCACACCCTGCCCAAGTACGGCATCGAGACCACGTTCGTCGAGAACCCGGACGACCCCGCCTCGTGGGAGGCGGCCGTGCGTCCCAACACGAAGCTCTTCTACGGCGAGTCGATCTCGAACCCGCTCAACGACATCCTGGACATCCCGGCCATCGCCGAGGTCGCGCACCGCAACCAGGTCCCGCTCGTCATCGACAACACCGTGGCGACCCCCTACCTCATCCGCCCGCTGGAGCTGGGTGCTGACGTGGTGGTCTCCTCCGCCACCAAGTACCTCGGCGGGCACGGCTCGTCCCTCGCCGGCGTCCTGGTCGACGGCGGGAAGTTCGACTGGCGGGTGCAGCGCGACGGCGAGGACGTCTTCCCGTCCTTCACCACCCCGGACCCGGCCTACCACGGCCTGGTCTACGCCGATCTCGGCGCGCCCGCTCTCGCGCTCAAGGCCCGGGTGACCCTCCTGCGTGACACCGGCGCGGCGGCCTCCCCGTTCAACGCGTGGACCCTCGCCCAGGGCATCGACACGCTGAGCCTGCGGGTCGAGCGCCACGTGGAGAACGCGCAGCGGATCGCCGAGTGGCTCGAGGCCCGTTCCGACGTGGCCAAGGTCCAGTACGCGGGCCTGGCCTCCTCGCCCTACAACGAGCTCCAGAAGAAGCTGGCCCCCAAGGGCGCCGGCGCGATCGTCACGTTCGACCTGGCCGTGCCGGAGGGCACGTCCGACGACGACGTCAAGGCCCGCGCCTGGGCGTTCATCGACGCCCTCAAGCTGCACTCGTGCCTGGTCAACATCGGTGACGTGCGGTCGCTCGTGTGCCACCCCGCGACTACCACCCACTCGCAGGGCACCCCCGAGGCCAACGCGATCGCCGGGGTCACCCTCGCGACCGTCCGCCTGTCGGTGGGCATCGAGTCCGTCCAGGACATCATCGGCGACCTTGAGCTCGGTTTCGCCGCGATCTCCTGA
- a CDS encoding ribonuclease HI family protein: MTIIAAADGSALGNPGPAGWAWYIDDSTWRCGGWKRGTNNQGELTAVLDLLRQTAHTDEPLHVLCDSQYVINSITKWMAGWKRKGWKKADGKPVLNVGVMKALDEAMQDRTVTFEWVKGHAGHDLNEKADVLANGAAKAHSAKKEPEPGPGFPGAQDVGAGEDPAAPPAAGGAGQRSASASGSASAPAREGRTRTTTRASSAAEPDLFSLDDDADEAPGRTDLDLVVELERSLLTQTVRGDRARLEALLDPEWSHVCARGEVWSRADRLAAAGASGPSTVEPTMDLIEARRIGADSILLVWRERSGDGATLRSSVWVRSGGSWRQTFQQGTPEA, translated from the coding sequence GTGACGATCATCGCCGCCGCGGACGGCTCCGCCCTCGGAAATCCCGGCCCCGCCGGCTGGGCCTGGTACATCGACGACTCCACGTGGCGTTGCGGCGGGTGGAAGCGCGGCACCAACAACCAGGGCGAGCTCACCGCCGTGCTGGACCTGTTGCGACAGACCGCGCACACCGACGAGCCGTTGCACGTCCTGTGCGATTCGCAGTACGTCATCAACTCCATCACCAAGTGGATGGCGGGGTGGAAGCGCAAGGGCTGGAAGAAGGCCGACGGCAAGCCCGTGCTCAACGTCGGGGTGATGAAGGCCCTCGACGAGGCCATGCAGGACCGCACCGTGACGTTCGAGTGGGTCAAGGGCCATGCCGGTCACGACCTCAACGAGAAGGCCGACGTCCTGGCCAACGGCGCCGCCAAGGCGCACTCCGCGAAGAAGGAGCCCGAGCCCGGGCCCGGCTTCCCGGGCGCGCAGGATGTCGGTGCGGGTGAGGACCCGGCCGCTCCGCCCGCCGCGGGTGGCGCGGGTCAGCGGTCGGCGTCCGCATCGGGGTCGGCGTCCGCCCCGGCACGCGAGGGTAGGACGAGGACGACGACGAGGGCCTCCTCGGCCGCCGAGCCCGATCTGTTCTCCCTCGACGACGACGCCGACGAGGCGCCGGGGCGGACGGACCTCGATCTGGTCGTGGAGCTCGAGAGATCGCTGCTCACTCAGACGGTGCGCGGAGACCGCGCACGGCTCGAGGCGCTGCTGGATCCCGAGTGGAGCCACGTGTGCGCCCGGGGCGAGGTGTGGTCCCGCGCGGACAGGCTCGCCGCGGCCGGAGCATCCGGTCCGTCGACGGTCGAGCCCACGATGGACCTCATCGAGGCCCGCCGGATCGGGGCGGATTCGATCCTGCTGGTGTGGCGGGAGCGGTCGGGTGACGGCGCCACGCTGCGCAGTTCCGTCTGGGTCCGCTCCGGTGGTTCCTGGCGTCAGACGTTCCAGCAGGGGACGCCGGAGGCCTGA
- a CDS encoding NAD(P)/FAD-dependent oxidoreductase, with amino-acid sequence MHGATAVVLGGSVAGLCSAGVLAPHFDRVIVLERDELPPGAEHRRGVPQSKHPHFVLNAGRRAIGAIFPGFEESLIEAGGMLLMPSMEAAYGEMDGWGPRKASTMTMIYSSRILIERVLRDKVRDLANIEIREGATVSGLSTSGGGTAAGRVTGVEYRDAGGETRILDADLVVDALGRGSSVRDWLAAAGWATVPEKTLDAKVTYTSRWYQLPDASERPAHWWWKHLVLTPTQDTGPHPQEHEFLSNFFPVEGDRAIACMGSWGLEMPRKPETFEAAAGRLRAPTFAAAMRASTPISEVHLTRATGNKWRRYDELAHPPLGLVAIGDAACAFNPFYAQGMSSAARSAVVLSDVLAERRALDSSFTRAFLDRQRTSLEVPWMLAMARDQGYDFAEGTEVAPAWRRKIMAKVSWPVFNAITSASREDDYVEQTFTAVFNLDKSLKEMMTDPRFVTGLLRHKVRELFGRTRVPGGFDIRLDPPGTDYSDPANPVELAASPQGATRQNLG; translated from the coding sequence ATGCACGGAGCGACAGCGGTGGTCCTCGGCGGGAGCGTGGCGGGCCTGTGCTCGGCCGGCGTCCTGGCCCCGCACTTCGACAGGGTGATCGTGCTCGAACGCGACGAGCTGCCGCCCGGCGCCGAACACCGGCGGGGGGTCCCCCAGAGCAAGCACCCGCACTTCGTCCTCAACGCGGGTCGCCGGGCGATCGGCGCGATCTTCCCCGGGTTCGAGGAGTCGCTCATCGAGGCGGGCGGGATGCTGCTCATGCCCTCGATGGAAGCCGCCTACGGCGAGATGGACGGGTGGGGACCCCGCAAGGCCAGCACCATGACGATGATCTACTCCTCCCGGATCCTCATCGAACGCGTCCTGCGGGACAAGGTCCGCGACCTGGCGAACATCGAGATCCGTGAGGGCGCGACCGTGTCCGGCCTGTCCACCAGCGGCGGCGGGACGGCCGCCGGGCGCGTCACCGGGGTCGAGTACCGCGATGCCGGCGGCGAGACCCGGATCCTCGACGCCGATCTCGTCGTGGACGCCCTCGGTCGCGGGTCCTCCGTCCGGGACTGGCTCGCGGCCGCCGGGTGGGCCACCGTGCCCGAGAAGACCCTCGATGCGAAGGTCACCTACACCTCCCGCTGGTACCAGCTCCCGGACGCCTCGGAGCGGCCGGCGCACTGGTGGTGGAAGCACCTGGTCCTCACCCCCACCCAGGACACCGGGCCCCATCCGCAGGAGCACGAGTTCCTCTCCAACTTCTTCCCCGTGGAGGGAGACCGCGCGATCGCGTGCATGGGCTCGTGGGGACTGGAGATGCCGCGCAAGCCCGAGACGTTCGAGGCGGCCGCCGGCCGCCTCCGCGCACCCACCTTCGCCGCCGCCATGAGGGCCAGCACCCCGATCTCGGAGGTGCACCTCACCCGCGCGACAGGCAACAAGTGGCGCCGCTACGACGAGCTCGCGCACCCACCGTTGGGCCTGGTGGCCATCGGCGACGCGGCCTGCGCATTCAACCCGTTCTACGCGCAGGGCATGAGTTCGGCCGCCCGCTCGGCCGTCGTGCTCTCCGACGTCCTCGCCGAGCGCCGGGCACTCGACTCCTCGTTCACCCGCGCCTTCCTCGACCGGCAGCGCACGTCCCTCGAGGTGCCGTGGATGCTCGCCATGGCCCGCGACCAGGGCTACGACTTCGCCGAGGGCACCGAGGTCGCGCCGGCCTGGCGCCGCAAGATCATGGCGAAGGTGTCGTGGCCGGTGTTCAACGCCATCACCTCCGCCTCCCGCGAGGACGACTACGTGGAGCAGACCTTCACCGCGGTGTTCAACCTCGACAAATCCCTCAAGGAGATGATGACCGACCCCCGGTTCGTCACCGGGCTCCTCCGGCACAAAGTCCGCGAACTGTTCGGACGCACCCGCGTCCCCGGCGGGTTCGACATCCGCCTCGACCCGCCCGGCACCGACTACTCCGACCCGGCCAACCCCGTCGAGCTCGCGGCCTCCCCGCAGGGCGCGACCCGACAGAATCTGGGCTGA